One window from the genome of Paenibacillus azoreducens encodes:
- a CDS encoding IS110 family transposase, whose amino-acid sequence MAYDLVCTGSLGAPLEFGNHREGFNLFERWIRDLLKTYKLSSVIVGMEPTGHYWFSLARWLLDQGIEPVLVNPHLVKKNKENRDNTPSKSDHKDALVIADMIKNGYYSPCSFSSRRLRGIAYSNGKSRDGYQTPQRCG is encoded by the coding sequence ATGGCGTACGATCTTGTTTGCACGGGATCTTTAGGAGCGCCACTTGAGTTTGGTAACCATCGTGAAGGGTTCAATCTGTTCGAGCGGTGGATCCGAGATCTGCTCAAAACCTACAAACTTAGCAGCGTTATCGTTGGCATGGAACCTACCGGCCACTACTGGTTTAGTCTTGCACGTTGGCTTCTCGATCAAGGTATAGAGCCCGTTCTGGTGAATCCTCATCTCGTCAAAAAGAATAAAGAAAACCGAGATAATACACCGTCTAAGAGCGATCACAAGGATGCACTAGTCATTGCAGACATGATCAAAAATGGGTACTACTCCCCCTGTTCGTTTTCATCCCGAAGACTACGAGGAATTGCGTATTCTAATGGCAAATCGAGAGACGGTTACCAAACGCCTCAACGCTGCGGTTAA
- a CDS encoding MFS transporter produces the protein MNPFRPFVMAVCRQLGRKGFLLIPFYPKKEMSFILHLGNSKQLSPALLLLMSVSCGLAIANLYYNQPLLADMGRTFGVDDQHSGIISMLTQVGFAIGMFLFIPLGDIYEKRKLITVLLLAAFLALIFLATAQTLIWLYAASLAVGITTVTPQIIIPLAAEIAAPNERGKAIGSVMSGLLTGILLARTVARPDSRAAD, from the coding sequence ATGAACCCCTTTCGTCCCTTTGTCATGGCAGTATGCCGTCAACTTGGACGAAAGGGTTTTTTGTTGATACCTTTTTACCCGAAGAAGGAGATGAGTTTTATTCTACATTTAGGAAATTCGAAGCAGTTATCTCCCGCGCTTCTCCTCTTAATGTCGGTGTCATGCGGGCTTGCGATTGCAAATTTGTACTACAATCAGCCCTTGCTAGCTGATATGGGGCGAACATTCGGTGTGGATGATCAGCATTCTGGGATCATTTCCATGCTTACTCAGGTTGGTTTTGCCATAGGTATGTTTTTATTTATCCCCCTGGGGGATATCTATGAAAAAAGGAAGTTGATCACGGTGCTTTTGCTCGCGGCCTTTTTGGCGTTGATTTTCCTGGCGACGGCGCAAACACTGATTTGGCTTTATGCAGCAAGCCTTGCAGTGGGTATCACTACCGTAACACCTCAAATCATAATACCGCTCGCGGCTGAGATTGCTGCTCCCAATGAACGAGGCAAAGCGATCGGGAGTGTGATGAGCGGTCTCTTGACTGGGATTTTGCTCGCACGAACAGTCGCACGTCCGGACTCCCGCGCCGCCGATTAA
- a CDS encoding nitroreductase family protein — protein MDFRKTIQERRSIRRFHSSPVDQELVFTLLCEARQLYSSGEAAAFRCVYAGTADSRERLAACMLEPLVKNRLVKWLPEKVRDFVRKRVTDIPGHLAVIAVTGPDRRESDMNYAAVCGIMQNFQLLAWQRRLGALWDTEPMMQSKELFHLLNMSPEERLVGIFHLGYFDKIPKARARTRAEKKWTVLSGGEGLVE, from the coding sequence ATGGATTTCAGGAAGACGATCCAGGAGCGTAGAAGCATCCGCAGGTTTCATTCATCCCCCGTGGACCAGGAGCTGGTGTTCACATTGCTCTGCGAAGCGCGGCAGCTGTATTCGTCCGGGGAAGCCGCGGCTTTTCGTTGCGTGTATGCGGGAACGGCGGATTCCAGGGAACGTCTGGCTGCCTGCATGCTGGAGCCTTTGGTAAAGAACAGGCTGGTCAAATGGCTTCCGGAGAAAGTGAGGGATTTTGTTCGGAAAAGGGTGACCGATATTCCGGGCCATCTCGCCGTCATTGCTGTCACAGGTCCGGACAGGAGAGAAAGCGACATGAATTATGCGGCAGTTTGCGGGATCATGCAAAATTTTCAGCTTCTTGCCTGGCAGCGGCGGCTTGGAGCGCTGTGGGATACGGAACCGATGATGCAAAGCAAAGAATTGTTCCATCTGCTCAATATGAGCCCGGAAGAAAGGCTTGTCGGCATTTTTCACCTCGGATACTTCGACAAAATTCCGAAAGCCAGGGCAAGGACGCGAGCGGAAAAGAAATGGACCGTTTTATCGGGAGGAGAGGGACTTGTTGAATGA
- a CDS encoding TetR/AcrR family transcriptional regulator, protein MAKPNVVSKQELIEAAKQCIVEQGLEKLTLKMVAERIGVTQGTVYYHFQTKDRLMLDVVKDVCERSWNEFSALQTKEFVVSEALGAAKERGGPDSFFHRLFLSLVVFSLKHEETRKELGALISFENGVLADRLRHLAGAENPQPSSETSGSGDRPKTDPPNGETTRRGRQEAESGTDDADDRLMGMSFEVWAVVINAIFDGLAVHSLVSPALDRNKVFTELGRFFERLLREAKPE, encoded by the coding sequence ATGGCTAAACCGAATGTCGTTTCCAAGCAGGAACTGATCGAAGCGGCCAAACAATGCATCGTGGAACAGGGCTTGGAGAAATTGACCTTAAAAATGGTGGCGGAACGCATCGGCGTCACGCAAGGAACGGTGTATTACCATTTCCAGACCAAAGACCGGCTGATGCTGGACGTCGTCAAAGATGTTTGCGAACGCTCATGGAATGAGTTCTCTGCTTTGCAGACCAAGGAGTTTGTCGTGTCGGAGGCGCTGGGAGCGGCAAAAGAACGGGGAGGGCCCGATTCCTTTTTTCACCGCTTGTTTCTATCGCTTGTCGTGTTCAGCCTGAAACATGAAGAAACGAGAAAGGAGCTGGGCGCCCTGATTTCGTTCGAAAACGGGGTACTTGCGGATCGGCTGCGGCACCTTGCGGGCGCGGAAAATCCGCAGCCTTCAAGCGAAACTTCCGGAAGCGGGGACCGGCCGAAAACGGATCCGCCGAACGGCGAAACTACGCGCCGCGGCCGTCAGGAAGCCGAATCCGGAACAGACGATGCGGATGATCGTCTTATGGGCATGTCGTTCGAGGTGTGGGCCGTCGTCATTAACGCCATCTTTGACGGCTTGGCCGTGCATAGCCTGGTTTCTCCCGCGCTGGACCGGAATAAAGTGTTTACCGAACTCGGCCGATTTTTTGAGCGTTTGCTGCGGGAAGCAAAACCCGAATAG
- a CDS encoding SDR family NAD(P)-dependent oxidoreductase gives MNNISIVTGGSRGLGRNTAISIARHGGDVILTYRSKAEEAKSVVAEIEALGRKAVALQLDVENISSFAAFAETVRSTLQSTWGSETFNHLVNNAGHGEMADYVETTEAQFDSLFNVHVKGVFFLTQALLPLLADGGRIVNFSTGLTRVSFPGFSAYSAAKGAVEILTIYMAKELGHRGITANTIAPGAIETDFLGGSVRDVPAYNDTFAAMTVLGRVGLPDDIGPAVASLLGSDNRWVNGQRIEVSGGQNI, from the coding sequence ATGAACAATATCTCAATCGTCACTGGCGGAAGCCGCGGACTTGGTCGCAATACAGCCATCAGTATTGCGCGTCATGGCGGCGATGTCATCTTGACCTATCGCAGCAAAGCAGAAGAAGCAAAATCTGTCGTAGCGGAGATCGAAGCGCTGGGGCGTAAAGCGGTCGCTCTACAACTCGATGTTGAAAACATTTCCAGCTTTGCGGCCTTTGCTGAGACGGTCCGTTCGACCCTGCAGTCTACTTGGGGGAGCGAGACCTTCAATCATCTGGTGAACAATGCCGGCCACGGAGAAATGGCCGATTATGTCGAAACTACTGAAGCTCAGTTCGACAGCCTGTTCAATGTGCATGTCAAAGGCGTATTTTTCTTGACACAGGCCCTTCTGCCACTTCTTGCAGATGGTGGTCGTATTGTGAACTTCTCAACGGGTCTCACTCGCGTCTCTTTTCCCGGATTCTCCGCCTATTCTGCCGCAAAGGGGGCGGTCGAGATTCTAACCATCTATATGGCCAAAGAACTCGGTCACCGTGGTATCACCGCTAATACCATTGCACCCGGAGCAATCGAAACCGATTTTCTTGGAGGTTCTGTACGCGACGTACCTGCTTACAATGACACGTTTGCCGCGATGACTGTTCTTGGTCGAGTCGGCCTACCCGACGACATTGGTCCCGCTGTCGCCAGCTTACTCGGTTCCGACAATCGCTGGGTTAATGGGCAGAGAATCGAGGTCTCGGGTGGTCAGAACATCTGA
- a CDS encoding cytochrome P450 family protein, producing MEEIRGSDFASPETMRDFISFYKRLSGQQEPIYPIDDFFGMGKAWVAFRHDDVVQILKDPRFLKNMRSLAPQQNEQKSFESNDSVSQIIEWLNNMPNMLTVDPPDHTRLRRLASKAFTPRMVEELRPRIQQIADELLDAVMEKGEMDLIADFAYPLPIIVISEMLGIPTADRNLFREWTHTLGNAALMPGREAEVAATFEEFTRYIKSMLADKRKHPGNDVTSKLVEAYDEGDKLNENELLSTIWLLITAGHETTVNLIGNGVLALLNHPDQLRLLQSDPSIIPTAVEELLRYVGPVIITSRVAGEDITMHGQEIRKGDMIVISLGGANLDPNKFANPEALDITREENEHLAFGKGIHLCLGAPLARLEAQIAFATLLGRLPDLHLAIEPEQLNYHLTTLRSLVSLPVKF from the coding sequence ATGGAGGAGATCAGAGGTTCAGATTTTGCTTCACCGGAAACCATGCGCGATTTCATTTCGTTCTACAAGCGACTCTCTGGACAGCAAGAGCCTATATATCCCATTGATGATTTTTTCGGCATGGGGAAGGCTTGGGTCGCATTTCGGCATGACGATGTCGTTCAGATCCTGAAAGATCCCCGTTTCCTTAAAAATATGCGCAGTCTCGCGCCACAGCAAAATGAACAGAAATCTTTCGAATCGAACGATTCCGTAAGCCAAATCATTGAATGGCTGAACAATATGCCCAACATGCTTACGGTCGATCCTCCCGATCATACCCGCTTGCGGAGATTGGCTTCCAAAGCCTTTACCCCGCGTATGGTTGAGGAACTGCGTCCCCGTATTCAGCAAATTGCCGATGAGCTGTTGGATGCTGTGATGGAAAAGGGAGAAATGGACCTCATTGCGGATTTTGCCTATCCACTGCCCATTATTGTCATTTCGGAAATGCTCGGGATTCCAACCGCTGACCGGAACCTTTTTCGTGAATGGACGCACACGCTCGGGAATGCGGCTTTGATGCCTGGTCGGGAAGCAGAAGTTGCCGCAACATTTGAAGAGTTTACCCGCTATATCAAATCCATGCTGGCTGATAAGCGGAAGCATCCGGGCAACGATGTAACGAGCAAATTGGTAGAAGCCTATGATGAGGGGGACAAGTTAAACGAGAATGAACTTCTTTCAACCATTTGGCTGCTCATAACCGCCGGTCATGAAACCACGGTGAACCTGATTGGTAATGGCGTGCTTGCACTGCTGAATCATCCCGATCAATTGCGCTTGCTCCAGAGTGATCCATCCATCATTCCAACCGCTGTCGAGGAGCTGCTGCGTTATGTGGGACCGGTTATCATTACAAGCCGGGTTGCGGGTGAGGATATCACCATGCACGGCCAAGAGATTCGCAAGGGTGATATGATTGTCATTTCTTTGGGCGGTGCCAATCTGGACCCGAATAAATTTGCCAATCCCGAGGCTTTGGATATTACGCGGGAAGAGAACGAGCACCTTGCGTTTGGTAAAGGGATCCACCTTTGCTTGGGAGCCCCGCTGGCACGCCTGGAAGCACAGATCGCATTCGCGACGCTGCTGGGACGACTGCCTGATTTGCATCTGGCTATCGAGCCGGAACAGCTGAATTATCACTTAACTACGCTGCGTTCTCTCGTAAGCCTGCCTGTAAAATTCTAG
- a CDS encoding PadR family transcriptional regulator produces the protein MNNIQYTLLGLLAREPLSGYEMKQQINNRIAHFYKINNNQLYPSLSKLEDAGFIELQAIEQDSYRPPRKIYRITTSGIDALKAWVLELPEIGDHDTFLLKQYSAWLVRPDALIGLLEKNKEQHERTLEDYKEKISSFQEKDPDVSDPLFSTISVIEMGIAIEEASIIWCNRMLDVLRRTLANRKET, from the coding sequence ATGAATAATATCCAATACACATTATTAGGATTGTTGGCACGCGAACCCTTGAGCGGTTATGAAATGAAGCAACAAATCAACAACCGAATTGCCCATTTCTACAAAATTAACAACAATCAGCTTTACCCTTCTTTGTCTAAACTAGAGGATGCTGGTTTCATAGAATTGCAAGCCATTGAACAAGATTCTTATCGTCCGCCTCGAAAGATATACAGAATCACGACTAGCGGCATTGATGCTTTAAAAGCTTGGGTGCTGGAGCTTCCGGAGATTGGTGATCATGATACTTTTCTGTTGAAGCAGTACAGTGCTTGGTTGGTAAGACCTGATGCACTGATTGGGCTTTTAGAGAAGAATAAAGAACAACATGAACGCACGCTGGAGGATTATAAGGAGAAAATATCATCTTTCCAAGAAAAGGACCCTGACGTCAGCGATCCCTTGTTCTCTACAATTTCCGTTATTGAAATGGGGATAGCCATCGAAGAAGCAAGTATCATCTGGTGCAATAGGATGCTTGATGTATTAAGACGTACACTTGCCAATAGAAAAGAGACCTAG
- a CDS encoding TetR/AcrR family transcriptional regulator produces MMKPNREIISRRARPAKEPLSHEIIVKTAYELLKEEGTSGMSMRRVAKALDTGPSSLYVYVKNLQELSSYVLDYGLGQLILPELTDGDWKEQLFRALDAYVMLLMEQPGLAELSLQAIPIGTHAFRLNEYLLAVLQKGGITSTSAAWGMDLLLLYVSSVAFEQAARSKHGEEHMAAIQHSYQATDPVHFPLIHSMKEELFSGDIVSKERFYWGIEVILNGIVHANGLNRNSISSRK; encoded by the coding sequence ATGATGAAACCAAATCGAGAAATTATCAGTCGTCGGGCTCGTCCGGCCAAAGAACCGCTAAGTCATGAGATAATTGTGAAGACTGCCTATGAACTGCTGAAAGAGGAAGGCACCTCTGGCATGAGCATGAGGAGGGTAGCCAAAGCGCTGGATACCGGGCCATCGTCGCTCTATGTATACGTGAAAAATTTACAGGAGCTGAGCTCTTATGTGCTGGATTATGGTCTTGGCCAGCTCATCCTGCCGGAACTTACGGATGGTGATTGGAAGGAACAGCTGTTCCGGGCGCTGGATGCGTATGTAATGCTACTGATGGAGCAGCCCGGCCTTGCCGAGCTATCGCTTCAGGCGATTCCGATTGGAACCCATGCATTCCGGTTGAACGAATACTTGCTTGCGGTCTTGCAGAAAGGCGGGATCACGTCCACCTCCGCGGCATGGGGTATGGATCTGTTATTGCTTTACGTTTCCTCCGTCGCCTTCGAGCAGGCGGCTAGATCCAAGCACGGAGAAGAACATATGGCGGCCATCCAGCATTCCTACCAGGCTACGGATCCAGTTCACTTCCCTCTCATTCACAGTATGAAGGAGGAGTTGTTCTCAGGGGACATCGTTTCGAAGGAACGGTTCTATTGGGGAATTGAAGTGATCTTGAACGGCATTGTGCATGCAAATGGTTTAAATAGGAACTCTATAAGCAGCCGTAAGTAA
- a CDS encoding transposase, with translation MANRETVTKRLNAAVNQIHRWVDIVFPELRQVFKILTCTSAIATLRLFPLPKEISRLDTEQVLAGWKQYVKRHAGVKRAEQLIALAKCSVGTTQALHAYKLHLGQLLEEYDLAQRQLKQIEHELHLILERIPYAKKLLEIRGVNATSLAGVLGEAGDLSGYAHGNALLRHAGLNLAEASSGKWRGKMVLSKRGRPRLRHFLYLLTMCMVMTNPDVRALHHHNVDGKKIKRMKSIMKLCGKVARLLVGLAKSDEVYDSAKVFPQAA, from the coding sequence ATGGCAAATCGAGAGACGGTTACCAAACGCCTCAACGCTGCGGTTAATCAGATTCATCGCTGGGTGGATATTGTTTTCCCTGAACTTCGCCAGGTCTTTAAAATCCTTACTTGTACCAGTGCAATCGCAACTCTCAGACTCTTTCCTCTACCGAAAGAAATCAGTCGGCTAGATACGGAACAAGTCCTTGCCGGTTGGAAGCAATATGTAAAACGTCATGCTGGTGTTAAACGTGCTGAACAACTCATTGCACTGGCAAAATGCAGTGTTGGAACCACACAGGCACTTCACGCCTACAAGCTTCACTTGGGTCAACTGCTTGAGGAATATGACTTAGCACAACGTCAGTTGAAGCAGATTGAACATGAACTTCATCTCATCCTCGAACGAATTCCCTATGCCAAAAAGTTGCTTGAAATACGAGGTGTAAATGCAACGAGCCTAGCCGGTGTGCTCGGTGAAGCTGGTGATCTAAGCGGTTATGCACACGGAAATGCGCTATTGCGGCATGCTGGCCTTAATCTAGCTGAGGCAAGTTCCGGGAAATGGCGAGGAAAAATGGTGCTTAGCAAACGCGGCCGCCCACGTCTCAGGCATTTTCTTTATCTCTTGACGATGTGCATGGTGATGACCAATCCGGATGTTAGGGCTTTGCACCACCATAATGTTGACGGAAAGAAAATAAAGCGGATGAAGTCTATCATGAAACTGTGCGGTAAAGTCGCCCGCCTGCTTGTTGGTCTGGCCAAGAGCGACGAAGTTTACGACTCGGCCAAGGTCTTCCCGCAGGCAGCCTAA
- a CDS encoding MarR family transcriptional regulator: MNTNQMVKIAIHDNFIRFLEQKEQYENRETVVILEELRKIIEVESTLNMTDLHTIACIGEQEPINVTSIAEKMNLSKGNTSKITNKLLNAGWVRKTQLNDNKKEVYFRLTTAGKKLFALHDELHHKEQQRMYEFLNKYSESELDFIKRLFGDLSDFYR; encoded by the coding sequence ATGAATACGAACCAGATGGTCAAAATCGCGATCCATGACAATTTCATTCGATTCCTTGAGCAAAAGGAACAATATGAGAACCGGGAAACCGTCGTTATTCTTGAAGAACTTCGGAAAATAATCGAAGTGGAATCCACCCTAAACATGACGGATCTGCACACCATTGCATGCATTGGGGAGCAGGAGCCGATTAATGTCACTTCGATCGCCGAAAAGATGAACCTAAGCAAAGGGAACACCTCAAAAATTACCAATAAGTTATTGAACGCAGGCTGGGTACGCAAGACACAGCTCAACGACAACAAAAAAGAAGTGTATTTCCGGCTAACGACGGCCGGGAAAAAACTTTTTGCTCTTCATGATGAACTTCATCACAAGGAACAGCAGAGGATGTACGAGTTTTTGAATAAATACAGCGAATCCGAACTTGATTTTATAAAGCGGCTGTTTGGAGATCTGTCGGACTTCTATCGTTAA
- a CDS encoding TetR/AcrR family transcriptional regulator, whose amino-acid sequence MQLYERDKVLEDCLSVFARHGYTNTSTGMLAEAAGISKALIFHHFSSKKKLYFSLLEHCFDKIQAGLRLEAVLEHDDFFAALDQFSRFKFDYFRKFPDAYHLVYEAFYSAPDELKEEIEEKYGQVIASKNQVWEKLFAKVPLRRGVDRKQAFELIMVMLEHFEKKFLSDVIDIDDVDEEYVRDFFDQMNTFCSMLRHGIE is encoded by the coding sequence GTGCAGCTTTATGAAAGAGACAAGGTACTGGAAGACTGCTTGTCCGTATTTGCCCGTCACGGGTATACAAACACATCGACCGGGATGCTGGCGGAAGCAGCGGGTATTTCCAAGGCTTTGATCTTTCACCACTTCAGCAGCAAAAAAAAACTGTATTTCAGCTTGTTGGAACACTGTTTTGACAAGATTCAAGCGGGGCTTCGGCTGGAAGCCGTGCTGGAGCATGACGATTTTTTTGCAGCCTTGGATCAATTTAGCCGCTTTAAGTTCGACTATTTCCGAAAGTTTCCCGATGCCTATCACTTGGTATACGAAGCATTTTATTCGGCACCGGATGAGTTGAAGGAGGAGATTGAAGAAAAGTATGGTCAAGTGATCGCTTCTAAGAATCAGGTTTGGGAGAAATTATTCGCTAAGGTTCCTCTCCGGAGAGGCGTGGACCGCAAGCAGGCATTCGAACTGATTATGGTTATGCTTGAACATTTCGAGAAAAAATTTCTATCCGATGTTATCGATATCGACGACGTGGATGAGGAGTATGTACGCGACTTTTTCGATCAGATGAATACGTTTTGCAGCATGTTACGGCATGGAATTGAGTAA
- a CDS encoding MerR family transcriptional regulator, whose product MLTIKEVTEMTGIAAPTLRYYEKEGLLPHVKRNENGKRLYDEEDLSWIHFVTALRATGMPIAQIQKYVYLYKEGDSTIAERKMMMLHHKKEIEKSIRELYFNLDKINYKLALYDVLESQIERTSIKI is encoded by the coding sequence ATGTTGACTATAAAAGAAGTTACTGAAATGACAGGAATAGCGGCTCCCACACTTCGATATTACGAAAAGGAGGGGCTGCTTCCACATGTGAAGAGAAATGAAAATGGGAAGCGGTTATATGACGAAGAAGATTTAAGCTGGATACACTTTGTTACTGCGCTTCGAGCAACAGGAATGCCGATTGCTCAAATTCAGAAGTATGTATACTTGTATAAAGAAGGGGACTCGACGATTGCGGAACGAAAAATGATGATGCTTCATCATAAAAAAGAAATTGAGAAAAGCATAAGAGAATTATATTTTAACTTGGATAAAATAAACTATAAACTTGCTCTATATGATGTATTAGAATCCCAGATTGAACGGACTAGCATTAAAATTTGA
- a CDS encoding monooxygenase: MDYDVILIGGGPVGMMLAGELALAGVKVCILERLKSTTPFSRALTVHPRTLEIMDMRGLKSKLLDRGRRLPMGHFASLDTPLDFSVLDSSSNYTLFLPQSETEEVLEQWALNLGVEIRRETEALSVHQDEEGVAVRMSGPQGEGTLRSAYVVGTDGAKSLVRKQAGIPFEGHDATFMAILADADLPGLPPMSVVSRMAEKGIVSILPIDSTTYRILILDPERSSVSKHGPVTMEELRSSLIRTAGSDFGLAEAKWMSRFGNATRQASRYRENRLFLAGDAAHIHFPAGGQGMNIGLQEAVNLGWKLAGAIQGWAPEWLLDSYHAERFPWSTAMLGNTEAQFTLIDTSPGVMELRSIMSKLLLHPEVNHQMAEQISALNVHYPSDDRAPHHVLNGKRSAELILRLKNGDLASSYQLLRSGKFLLLHLSSDVNNSEEWNRYGHLQVIEASLAAKAAHWDDVHTALIRPDGHIAWAVPVSDPDPAGTIRDGVVRWAGELRSLTGDSYEQKPGVK; the protein is encoded by the coding sequence ATGGATTATGATGTGATACTGATCGGCGGAGGACCCGTTGGCATGATGCTGGCAGGAGAGTTGGCTTTAGCCGGCGTCAAAGTCTGCATTCTGGAACGATTAAAAAGCACCACGCCGTTTTCGCGCGCGCTTACCGTTCATCCGCGAACGCTTGAAATCATGGACATGCGCGGCTTGAAATCGAAACTGTTGGATAGAGGGCGCCGTTTGCCTATGGGACATTTTGCCTCGTTGGATACGCCCTTGGACTTTTCGGTTTTGGATTCTTCCTCTAATTACACCCTTTTTTTGCCGCAAAGCGAAACGGAAGAAGTGCTGGAACAATGGGCTCTGAACTTGGGCGTAGAAATACGGAGGGAAACGGAAGCTTTATCCGTGCATCAGGATGAGGAAGGCGTTGCAGTGCGCATGTCGGGCCCTCAGGGGGAGGGTACGCTCAGATCCGCGTACGTCGTCGGCACGGACGGGGCCAAAAGTTTGGTCCGAAAACAAGCGGGCATTCCGTTCGAGGGCCACGACGCGACGTTCATGGCTATTTTGGCGGATGCCGACCTTCCCGGCCTGCCTCCGATGAGCGTTGTCTCCCGCATGGCGGAAAAGGGAATCGTATCGATCTTGCCGATCGATTCGACGACTTATCGAATACTAATTCTGGATCCGGAAAGGTCGTCTGTATCCAAACACGGGCCGGTTACGATGGAAGAATTACGATCGTCGCTTATTCGGACAGCGGGAAGCGATTTTGGGCTGGCTGAAGCGAAGTGGATGTCGCGTTTCGGGAATGCCACGCGGCAAGCGAGCCGCTATCGGGAAAATCGACTGTTTCTCGCGGGAGATGCGGCGCATATTCATTTTCCCGCGGGAGGGCAGGGAATGAATATCGGCCTTCAAGAAGCGGTGAACCTGGGATGGAAACTCGCCGGAGCGATTCAAGGCTGGGCGCCGGAGTGGCTACTCGACAGCTATCACGCCGAGCGTTTTCCTTGGAGCACGGCGATGCTGGGCAATACGGAAGCGCAGTTTACGCTGATTGACACAAGTCCCGGCGTCATGGAACTCCGGAGCATCATGTCCAAACTTCTTCTTCATCCGGAGGTGAACCATCAGATGGCGGAACAAATTTCCGCTTTAAATGTCCACTACCCGTCCGATGACCGGGCGCCGCACCATGTTTTAAACGGAAAGCGTTCGGCAGAATTGATTCTGCGGCTGAAAAACGGGGATTTGGCCAGCTCTTATCAACTGCTCCGGTCAGGCAAGTTTCTTTTGCTGCATCTGTCTTCGGATGTGAACAACAGCGAGGAGTGGAATCGTTATGGACATCTTCAGGTGATCGAAGCTTCGTTGGCGGCGAAAGCGGCCCATTGGGACGATGTTCACACCGCTTTGATTCGTCCGGATGGCCATATCGCCTGGGCGGTGCCTGTGTCGGACCCGGATCCGGCAGGCACGATAAGAGACGGCGTTGTTCGTTGGGCAGGGGAATTGAGAAGCTTGACGGGCGATTCGTACGAACAAAAGCCGGGGGTAAAATAA
- a CDS encoding tautomerase family protein: MPMIIVHAPEAVFDVKARRSIVGELTDFALECETLPKSPFVKSTVWTYFNLYDQDTVFMGEAEATTNVVSVQIFVIEGGLDSDAKMRLIEGATTIFGRLLCTSDLIPVYIIIHEVPEENWGIFGRKADLAAFRASPIDAAAL, from the coding sequence ATGCCAATGATTATAGTTCACGCACCTGAAGCTGTGTTCGATGTGAAGGCACGGCGATCAATTGTCGGAGAACTTACAGATTTTGCGCTTGAATGCGAAACCTTGCCAAAGTCACCCTTCGTCAAAAGTACGGTTTGGACCTATTTTAATCTTTACGATCAGGATACCGTCTTTATGGGAGAAGCAGAAGCGACAACGAATGTTGTCAGCGTGCAGATCTTCGTCATTGAGGGCGGTTTAGACAGCGACGCCAAAATGAGGCTGATCGAAGGAGCTACCACAATTTTCGGACGGCTGCTCTGCACCTCTGATCTCATCCCAGTCTATATCATCATTCACGAAGTTCCCGAGGAAAATTGGGGGATCTTTGGCCGGAAGGCGGATTTAGCAGCTTTCCGAGCATCACCAATTGACGCAGCTGCTCTGTAA